Genomic segment of Acidobacteriota bacterium:
CAGATCGTTCGGCCGTCGTGTAAGACTTCGCGGCGGTCGTTGATTCCTTCGCCGCACTCATCACACAGCACCCTTGAAACCGGCCTTCCAGGCTGATCCTGTGGTGGGAGGCTCACTCGGACGCTTTCGAGTTTGAAGAGTTCCTCATCGGGCAGCAGCTTGTAAGCGCGAAGCTGACGCTGGTATTTGTTTTCGATCTCGGGGAAAGCGCAGTCGGCCGCCTCGCGTGATGAGTCGAGCGCGACGACGCGCACGGCTTCACCGGTCTTGACGTTAAGAAACGTCGAGGCAAGCTTGCCATAGTCGAAGAACTTCAACGTGCGTTTGCCAAGCCTGCACCCGGTGACAGTGTTGACCGCATCGGCGGCACATCGGTCTATCTCGACGAATACGATCAGATTCTTGCGGTCGGCGCCGCGTGGGTCTTCTATGCCAACCGCGCGGCATCCGAGCATCGCCATCCGCACGCCAAGCACCTGCCCGGCGCACATATGCCCATGAGATTGTTCGGCTCGTTGAAGAAGTTCGTCGAGCGACTCCATATCGGGATTATAGACCACGGATCACGCGGATTCGAGGGATTCTGCGCGGATCAGCGTAAATCCGTTCAATCCGCGTCATCCGTGGTCTATTTTGTCTAGTCGTATAGAAGATAAGTTTCGCGCCGCGCGGCGAATTCATTCAAACCCACGCTCCAACTCTCTTCGATCTCGGCCACCGCGCTTCCTTCTTCTATCTGCTCGCGTAGGCTCGAGCTTCCGTTGATCACATCAAACGGAAGCTTGTCGTAGACGTACTCATACGGCGGTTGCTTCCACTCGAAATGATCAGGATAGAGGCGACGAATTGTACTGACGATCGCCACGCCGGTGATGACAGGCTTGTATGCGCTCCGATCAGTCACGTGAATCTGAACGCCCCCGCAAAGATCATTGGCGAATTTGTGAAACGCCGGTTCGAAATGGAGCGGACGAAACACCACGCCGGGGAGGTTGTCTTGTTTCAACTCCTCGACCAGCTCCCAGGGATCGATGAAAGGCGCGCCAATGATCTCAAACGGTCGAGTGGCGCCTCGCCCCTCGGAGAGGTTCGTGCCTTCGATCATCACGCTGCCGGGGTAGACGACCGCGGTATCGACCGTGGGCATGTTCGGCGAAGGCATTACCCAGGGAAGCTCGGTGTCTTGATACCACATCTCGCGGCGCCAGCCTTCCATCTCGACTACCTCAAGCTCGCAGCCGATTCCGAATTCCCGATTGAACATCAACGCCAGCTCGCCAATCGTCATGCCGTGACGCATCGGGATCGGGAACATCCCGACGAACGATTGAAACTCAGATTCGAGCACGTTGGCTTCCATCTGAACTCCGTTGATAGGATTGGGCCGATCGAGCACGATGAATCGTTTGCCGAGTTCGCGCGCCGCCTCCATTGCCAGCGCCATCGTGTAGATGAAGGTGTAGACGCGCGTGCCGGCGTCCTGGATGTCGAAGACAAGGACGTCAACGCCCGCGAGCATTTCAGCGGAAGGCTTTCGCGTCTCGCCGTAGAGCGAATAAGCGGGCAGCCCCGTCCGCTTATCGCGGAACGTTCGCCACTCGATCATGTTGTCTTGAGTTTCGCCACGAATGCCGTGCTGCGGGCCGAAGAGCGCGGTGAGATTGATTCGAGGATGTTGATGAAATAAATCCGCAGCGTGCCGGAAGCGTGAGTCAATCGACGCGGGGTTGACGATCAGCCCCACTCGCGCGGCGTCGAGCAAACCGAGCTTCGATTCGAGGATTATTTCGAGTCCAGTCTTTACCATTAAAGGCCTTCAGCTTTGAACTGGGGGTTCAGGGTTCCGGGTTCAGGGTTCCGGGTTCAGGTTTCAGGACTCAGGGTTCCAGTCTCGTAACCAAATATCAGAAACCAGAAACCCGAAACCCTGAACCCGAAACCCTGAACCCGAAACCCTGAACCCTGAACCCTGAACTCTGAACCCGGAACCCTGAACCCGAAACCCTGAACCTCTTCCTTAACCACACAGCACCGACCCCCCGTTTACATTAAGCACTTCACCGGTGATGTGGCTCGCGAGATCAGACGCGAGGAAGAGGATCGGCCCGGCGATTTCATCGGGTGTTGCGACTCGGCCGAGCGGAATCAACTCGCGAATCTTGCGGCGCTCTTTGGGATTGTTCAAAGCGTCCTCGGTCATGTCGGTCGCGACCCAACCGGGAGCTACACAGTTGACGGTGATCCCGCGAGGCCCGAGCTCAGCCGCCAGCGATTTAGTCATCGAGATGATCGCGCCTTTTGTCGCCGCGTAGTGGGAATGAAACGGCTCGCCGCGCTGGCCCGCGGTCGAAGAGATGAGGATCATCGTGCCGCCTCGCTTCGGTATCATTACTCGGGCAGCCTCGTGACAACACGTGTAGATCGACTTGAGATTTACGGTTATCGTTTCGTCCCATTCGCGCTCGGTCATCTCCTGGATCGCAGCTTCTTTCCAGATGCCCGCGTTTGCGACGAGGATATCGAGCGAACCGAAGCGAGCGACCGCGGTTTGAACCATCTTCCGGACGGCGGGTAAGCGCGAAACGTCCG
This window contains:
- a CDS encoding FmdE family protein encodes the protein MESLDELLQRAEQSHGHMCAGQVLGVRMAMLGCRAVGIEDPRGADRKNLIVFVEIDRCAADAVNTVTGCRLGKRTLKFFDYGKLASTFLNVKTGEAVRVVALDSSREAADCAFPEIENKYQRQLRAYKLLPDEELFKLESVRVSLPPQDQPGRPVSRVLCDECGEGINDRREVLHDGRTICRACAGEAYYSRL
- a CDS encoding DUF1343 domain-containing protein: MVKTGLEIILESKLGLLDAARVGLIVNPASIDSRFRHAADLFHQHPRINLTALFGPQHGIRGETQDNMIEWRTFRDKRTGLPAYSLYGETRKPSAEMLAGVDVLVFDIQDAGTRVYTFIYTMALAMEAARELGKRFIVLDRPNPINGVQMEANVLESEFQSFVGMFPIPMRHGMTIGELALMFNREFGIGCELEVVEMEGWRREMWYQDTELPWVMPSPNMPTVDTAVVYPGSVMIEGTNLSEGRGATRPFEIIGAPFIDPWELVEELKQDNLPGVVFRPLHFEPAFHKFANDLCGGVQIHVTDRSAYKPVITGVAIVSTIRRLYPDHFEWKQPPYEYVYDKLPFDVINGSSSLREQIEEGSAVAEIEESWSVGLNEFAARRETYLLYD
- a CDS encoding SDR family NAD(P)-dependent oxidoreductase, giving the protein MINLAGKVAIITGASRGIGAATAIKFARAGIRGLVLNYNRDRGAALRVAAECEKLGAEAVPVRADVSRLPAVRKMVQTAVARFGSLDILVANAGIWKEAAIQEMTEREWDETITVNLKSIYTCCHEAARVMIPKRGGTMILISSTAGQRGEPFHSHYAATKGAIISMTKSLAAELGPRGITVNCVAPGWVATDMTEDALNNPKERRKIRELIPLGRVATPDEIAGPILFLASDLASHITGEVLNVNGGSVLCG